The window CTTACCGTATGTTGTATCAGCTTCTGCTGTAGCATAATCGATATCAGCACGTAATGTATGAAGAGGAACAGTACCTTCGCTATAAGACTCAGAACGAGCGATATCAGCACCACCTAGACGACCAGATACCATTGTTTTGATACCTTTTGCACCAGCGCGCATCGCACGTTGAATTACTTGTTTTTGAGCACGACGGAATGATACACGGTTTTCTAATTGACGAGCAATATTTTCCGCAACCAATTTCGCATCGATGTCAGCTTTCTTGATTTCAAGTATATTAATATGAACACGTTTGCCAGTAAGTGAGTTCAACGCTTTACGTAGTGCTTCAACTTCAGTTCCGCC of the Bacillus tuaregi genome contains:
- the rpsC gene encoding 30S ribosomal protein S3, whose amino-acid sequence is MGQKVNPVGLRIGVIRDWESRWYAGKDYADLLHEDIKVREYIAKRLKDSSVSKVEIERAANRLNITIHTAKPGMVIGKGGTEVEALRKALNSLTGKRVHINILEIKKADIDAKLVAENIARQLENRVSFRRAQKQVIQRAMRAGAKGIKTMVSGRLGGADIARSESYSEGTVPLHTLRADIDYATAEADTTYGKLGVKVWIYKGEVLPTRKNTEEGGK